Below is a window of Terriglobus sp. RCC_193 DNA.
CAGGAACTCCTCCGTGACCACGCAGCACACCGTGTGCACACCCACGTCATCCGGCCCGGTGTCGCAACATCCATCGCGGTAGAAGCCGGTCATGGGATCACAGCCACATGTCTGCATTGGCTGACCCAATACGTTCTTCGATTCCGCTTTGACGGGTTCTACAAATGACATGCGACACTCCTTCTTCCAGTATAGGAGCGAGACAGAGCCGCCGCACACCCGGTACAACTGTGAGCATGTTTCTGCGACGCTTCTTTCTCGCCGTTCTCGTTCTTACTGCAGTCTCGCTTCCGGCACAGCAACCGGCCGTCTCGCACAAAGAAGCGATGCGCCGCGTGGAAGCAGGCATCACCGCGCTGCAGCGCTGGTATGTGCAACGCACGGGCTTGTATCGGACCACCGGATGGTGGAACTCCGCCAACGCCATCACCGTGCTGGTGGACGCCATGCACGCGGGCCTGCCTCACACCAACGAAGCCCTCGTAAGCAACACCTTCACGCAGGCGCAGATCGTTGTCCCCAGGTCCGAACAAACCGGTGAACTTACAAAGATGAGCGGCAATCCCGGTTTCCTGAACGAGTTCTACGACGACGAGGGCTGGTGGGCCCTGGCATGGATCGACGCCTACGACCTCACATCGAAGCCGCAGTACCTTTCCATGGCGCAGTCCATCTTTCGCGACATGCAGACCGGATGGGATGACACCTGCGGCGGCGGCATCTGGTGGAGCAAGAAGCGCCATTACAAGAACGCCATCGCCAACGAACTTTTCTTTGACGTTAGCGCATCGCTTGCACGCCGCGGCACACACACGGACCGTGCCGAAGCACTGGCATGGGCAAAGAAGGAATGGGCATGGTTCCAATCCTCCGGCATGATCAACGCCGACCATCTCGTAAACGACGGCCTTGACATCAACAAGTCCGAAGGCACCTGCCGCAACAACAAACGCAACGTATGGACCTATAACCAGGGCGTCGTGCTCGGCGCATTAGCCGAATACTCGCGCGCCACGCATGACGCAAAAGCATTGGACGATGCACGCGTTCTCGCCGATGCCGGACTCACCCATCTCACCGACAGCAACGGCATCCTGCATGACACCTGCGAACCGAAATGCGGTTCCGATGCGAACCAGTTCAAAGGTATCTTCGTGCGCAATCTGCGCATTCTCGATCACGACCTGCATGAACCCCGCTATCGCGCCTTCTTCGCCACAAATGCTGCCAGCATCTGGGAACACGCGCGCACAGGCAAGGATCAGCTAGGCGTGGTGTGGAGCGGGCTTCCCGCAGAGATCAATGCAGGCACACAGGTCTCCGCACTGGACGCGCTCGTAGCAGCCGCAAGCGACCATTAAAGCATCCGTCAGAACACCCAGTAACAACGCGCATCAGAACGCCCAGTAACAACGCCCGTCATTCTGAGGAGCAAAGCGACGAAGAATCCCAACGACGTATCCCAACCGATACATCCACAAGCTTTCTCGCAAAAAAGCCGGATGCTGCATTGCCAGTGTGAAATCCTTTGAGATTCTTCGCGTCGCTCAGAATGACAAACAAAAGAAAGCGGCCACCAAAGTGACCGCTTCATTCTTACTGCGAGAGAGCTATTTCGCGTTCATCGCAAGCTGCTGCTGATACTCCTCGTACGGCCCCTTGTGATCGGTAACCTGTCCATGCTCGAAGTGCCAGATACGTGTGCCCACTTCCTCAATCAGGTCCTGATCGTGCGTCACCAGCAGCACGGTGCCTTCATACTTCTGCAGCGACTGGTTCAGCGCATTGATGCTTTCCAGATCAAGATGGTTCGTCGGTTCGTCCAGGATAAGGATGTTCGGCTTCTGCATCATCAACTTGCAGAACAGTAGACGTGCAGCCTCTCCACCGGAGAGCGCCTCGGTCTTCTTAAGACCTTCTTCACCGCGGAACAACATCTGACCCAGGATGCCGCGAATCTCTTCCGTCGACTTCTTCGGATCAAAGCCGTGCAGCCACTCTGAAACCGTGGTTCCGTGCTGAATCGCAGCCTTGTGGTCCTGCGCAAAATAACCAATCTGCGCCTCATGGCCCCACTTCACTTCACCCGCGGAGCGCGGAAAGTCATTGTCCTGCAGGTCCGGCATGCCCGAGAGCAACGACTTCAGCAGCGTCGTCTTGCCCGTACCGTTACGACCCATCAGAATGACCTTCTCGCCACGCATCAACTGCGACGTGAAAGGCTTGAACACAGGCCCATGCGTTCCATCGGGAGCAGGCGTGTCATAGGTGTGCGTAACGTTCTCCACTTCGAGGACGTGCTTGCCGCTGGGACGCAAAAGATCAAAGCGGATGAACGGGCGCTGAATGTTGGAACGCGCCAGCTCTGTCGTGGCCAGACGCTCCACTTCCTTCTTACGGCTGTTCACCTGCGACGAACGCGTACCGGCACTGAATCGCGCAATGAAGTCATTCAACTGCTCAATCTTCTTTTCGCGCTCTTCATTCTGCGATTCGATGCGTGTGCGGACGCTGACCTTCTGCATCACCATGTCGTCATAGCCACCGTTGTAGGTGATGATCGTCTGGTAATCGATGTCGGCGATGTGCGTGCAGACCGCATTCAGAAAATGGCGATCATGCGAGATCGTAATCAGCGTGCCGCGATACGCCAGCAGGAAGTCCTGCAGCCAGTGCACCGACTCAAGATCGAGATAGTTCGTCGGTTCGTCCAGCAGCAGCGCATCCGGCTCACCGAACAGCGCCTGCGCCAGCAGCACACGCACCTTCTGGCCGCCCTGCAACTCGCTCATCTTGCGCTCGTGAATCTCGTCGGGGATGTCGAGGCCCTGCAGAAGGATGGCCGCATCGGCCTCGGCTTCATAGCCATTCTCATCGCCCACAACGCCTTCCAGCTCGCCAAGACGAATGCCGTCATCGTCGGTCAGCTCGGCTTTGTTGTACAGCGTCTCGCGCTCTTCCAGAGCGGCCCACAGCGGCGCATTGCCCATGATGACGGTATCGATCACGCGATAGGCGTCAAAGGCATACTGGTCCTGCTTCAGGACGCCCAACTTGCGCGGCCGCACGATGGTGCCCTTCTGTGCTTCCAGCTCGCCGGTAAGGACCTTCATGAAGGTCGACTTACCCGCGCCATTCGGACCGGTCAGACCGTAACGACGGCCCGCAATAAATTGTGTCGATACGTCCTCAAACAGAATCTTCGAGCCGTACCGCATCGTGACATTCGAGACAGAGATCATCACTTCAATTCTCTCATGCAGCGAATATCAAGCGAAACAGCTTATCGCGTTGCACTAAAGACGGTGCTACTACCCAGAAAGAATTGCCGACATTCCACATTCGGACGTCGGCAACCAAAAGATCCGGTCCAGCCAGCCACAACACGTGCAAAGCACGTCGAGGACAGTACGAAGTACTACCAGGCGCTCTTCACCACACCGCCATCCACACGCACTGGCGAACCATTTGTTCCGCTTGCCTGCTCGCTGCAAAGGTAGACAGCCATCGCGGCCACTTCTTCCACCTTGGCCAGTCGCTTGTTCAGGCTCGATGGGCGTTCCGTGGCAATAAACTGCTTCTCCACTTCCTCAACAGTGATGCCTTTTTCCTTCGCGATCTTTTCCATCATCGCGGTAACGCCTTCGCTCTCAGTCGGCCCCGGCAACAGGCTGTTTACCGTAACGCCGCTCGCTGGAATCGTCTCCGCAATGCCACGCGCCAGTGCAATCTGCGCGGCCTTTGTCACGCCGTAGTGCACCATCTCCGGCGGAATCTGGACACCACTTTCGCTGGAGACAAACAACACGCGTCCCCACTTACGCTCCAGCATCCCGGGCAGATACTGACGCGTAATGCGCACACCACTCAACACGTTCGTGTCCAGAAAACGCATCCACTCTGCATCATCAATCTCAAGGAACGGCTTCAGCTCAAAGATGCCCAGGTTATTTACCAGCACATCCACCTGAGGCAGCGCTTTGAACAATGCCGGCGCGCCTTCCGCCGTGCTCAGGTCCGCAGCAATGCCATGGACATCGCCAGAAACCTGCTTCAGCGCAGCGTCTACGCGTTCCTGCGTGCGTCCGTTAATCCAGACAGTCGCACCTTCCGCCGCAAGCCCTTTCGCAATCGCCAGCCCAATGCCCGCAGTCGATCCCGTTACAAGTGCACGCTTTCCCTTGAGTCCCAGATCCATGTCCTGTCCCCTCTTCGAGTCGTTAGATGGAGC
It encodes the following:
- a CDS encoding glycoside hydrolase family 76 protein, coding for MFLRRFFLAVLVLTAVSLPAQQPAVSHKEAMRRVEAGITALQRWYVQRTGLYRTTGWWNSANAITVLVDAMHAGLPHTNEALVSNTFTQAQIVVPRSEQTGELTKMSGNPGFLNEFYDDEGWWALAWIDAYDLTSKPQYLSMAQSIFRDMQTGWDDTCGGGIWWSKKRHYKNAIANELFFDVSASLARRGTHTDRAEALAWAKKEWAWFQSSGMINADHLVNDGLDINKSEGTCRNNKRNVWTYNQGVVLGALAEYSRATHDAKALDDARVLADAGLTHLTDSNGILHDTCEPKCGSDANQFKGIFVRNLRILDHDLHEPRYRAFFATNAASIWEHARTGKDQLGVVWSGLPAEINAGTQVSALDALVAAASDH
- a CDS encoding ABC-F family ATP-binding cassette domain-containing protein, which gives rise to MISVSNVTMRYGSKILFEDVSTQFIAGRRYGLTGPNGAGKSTFMKVLTGELEAQKGTIVRPRKLGVLKQDQYAFDAYRVIDTVIMGNAPLWAALEERETLYNKAELTDDDGIRLGELEGVVGDENGYEAEADAAILLQGLDIPDEIHERKMSELQGGQKVRVLLAQALFGEPDALLLDEPTNYLDLESVHWLQDFLLAYRGTLITISHDRHFLNAVCTHIADIDYQTIITYNGGYDDMVMQKVSVRTRIESQNEEREKKIEQLNDFIARFSAGTRSSQVNSRKKEVERLATTELARSNIQRPFIRFDLLRPSGKHVLEVENVTHTYDTPAPDGTHGPVFKPFTSQLMRGEKVILMGRNGTGKTTLLKSLLSGMPDLQDNDFPRSAGEVKWGHEAQIGYFAQDHKAAIQHGTTVSEWLHGFDPKKSTEEIRGILGQMLFRGEEGLKKTEALSGGEAARLLFCKLMMQKPNILILDEPTNHLDLESINALNQSLQKYEGTVLLVTHDQDLIEEVGTRIWHFEHGQVTDHKGPYEEYQQQLAMNAK
- a CDS encoding SDR family NAD(P)-dependent oxidoreductase, whose product is MDLGLKGKRALVTGSTAGIGLAIAKGLAAEGATVWINGRTQERVDAALKQVSGDVHGIAADLSTAEGAPALFKALPQVDVLVNNLGIFELKPFLEIDDAEWMRFLDTNVLSGVRITRQYLPGMLERKWGRVLFVSSESGVQIPPEMVHYGVTKAAQIALARGIAETIPASGVTVNSLLPGPTESEGVTAMMEKIAKEKGITVEEVEKQFIATERPSSLNKRLAKVEEVAAMAVYLCSEQASGTNGSPVRVDGGVVKSAW